One Miscanthus floridulus cultivar M001 chromosome 11, ASM1932011v1, whole genome shotgun sequence DNA window includes the following coding sequences:
- the LOC136491764 gene encoding amino acid permease 3-like — MEVTVEAGNVGEAAWLDDDGRPQCVDMFWMASAHIITAVVGFGPGCHAALRLRHLLYGHAGDPETGKRNYTYMDIVRSNLDGEKVAFCGVIQYANLVGVAIGYTIASSISMKVIRRARCFHTHGHAEPCSSSSIPYMIVFGAV, encoded by the exons ATGGAGGTCACCGTGGAGGCTGGGAATGTCGGGGAGGCCGCGTGGCTGGACGACGACGGCCGGCCCCAGTGCGTCGACATGTTCTGGATGGCCAGCGCGCACATCATCACCGCCGTCGTCGGCTTCGGG CCTGGCTGCCATGCTGCTCTTCGCCTTCGTCACCTACTATACGGCCACGCGGGCGACCCGGAGACGGGGAAGCGCAACTACACCTACATGGACATCGTGCGCTCCAACCTCGACGGCGAGAAAGTTGCGTTCTGCGGCGTGATCCAGTACGCCAACCTCGTCGGCGTCGCCATCGGGTACACCATCGCGTCATCCATCAGCATGAAGGTCATCAGGAGGGCTAGATGCTTCCACACCCATGGACATGCTGAACCATGTAGCAGCTCCAGCATCCCATACATGATCGTCTTTGGCGCCGTGTAG